The Vanessa atalanta chromosome 2, ilVanAtal1.2, whole genome shotgun sequence genome has a segment encoding these proteins:
- the LOC125074247 gene encoding uncharacterized protein LOC125074247, with amino-acid sequence MGNSHLTYEEIGTLFAQVEAILNSRPICPMSSSPNDLQFLTPGHFLLGRPLTALPSPNLVDCKASSLRRYQRLEQIRQHFWRRWQHEYLAELQQRTKWRVPDIPLRLGDLVLLQEENMPPLCWRVGRISKLFPGADGVCRVADVQTTRGTFRRPFTRLSPLPVTENQTEG; translated from the coding sequence ATGGGCAATTCGCATTTAACATACGAGGAGATAGGCACCCTGTTTGCGCAAGTTGAAGCCATACTAAATAGCCGTCCCATCTGTCCTATGTCTTCGTCTCCAAATGACCTTCAATTCCTCACCCCGGGGCACTTTCTGCTTGGTCGGCCGCTAACCGCATTGCCATCACCGAATCTCGTCGACTGCAAGGCTTCTAGTCTCCGACGTTACCAACGGCTCGAACAAATTCGACAACATTTTTGGAGAAGATGGCAGCACGAGTACTTGGCAGAGCTACAACAGAGAACAAAGTGGCGCGTTCCTGACATCCCTTTGAGGCTTGGAGACCTGGTGCTATTGCAAGAGGAAAATATGCCACCACTGTGTTGGCGTGTAGGGCGCATCAGTAAGCTGTTCCCTGGCGCTGACGGTGTATGTCGCGTGGCGGACGTTCAAACGACTCGAGGGACCTTTCGAAGACCTTTCACACGACTAAGCCCTCTACCAGTAACAGAGAATCAAACTGAGGGTTAA